The Faecalibacterium prausnitzii genome includes a window with the following:
- a CDS encoding HdeD family acid-resistance protein produces MGKKLKWNLVLMSILYLGLGIFLLLVPGTAMNIVCYALGGVVLVCAAVQLVRYFAVERGVFQSQLTLISGLVCLGLGAFLIIRSDIVVRILPIVFGLFVIFDSLGRIQNALELRKCQYPSWKGFLLLAVLSIVLGIVMILDPFGTMETLVMAIGVILIVEGALNLLSALYTVIAVKRFLKLHPETQSMLEAVTGEDLNGDGIVAPEVAHADVEATAVELDHVDESAEVEQEDDP; encoded by the coding sequence ATGGGAAAGAAGTTGAAATGGAATCTGGTCCTGATGAGCATCCTCTATCTGGGTCTGGGCATCTTCCTGCTGCTGGTGCCGGGCACCGCGATGAACATTGTCTGCTATGCGCTGGGCGGCGTGGTGCTGGTCTGCGCAGCGGTGCAGCTCGTCCGCTACTTTGCGGTGGAGCGCGGTGTCTTCCAGAGCCAGCTGACCCTGATCTCCGGTCTGGTCTGTCTGGGGCTGGGGGCGTTCCTCATCATCCGCAGCGACATCGTGGTGCGCATCCTGCCCATCGTCTTCGGCCTGTTCGTCATCTTCGACAGTCTGGGCCGCATCCAGAACGCACTGGAGCTGCGCAAGTGCCAGTATCCCAGCTGGAAAGGCTTCCTGCTGCTGGCCGTGCTGAGCATCGTGCTGGGCATCGTCATGATCCTCGACCCCTTCGGCACCATGGAAACGCTGGTCATGGCCATCGGCGTCATCCTCATCGTGGAGGGTGCGTTGAACCTGCTCAGTGCGCTGTACACCGTCATCGCGGTGAAGCGGTTCCTGAAGCTGCACCCGGAGACGCAGTCCATGCTGGAAGCCGTCACCGGGGAAGACCTGAACGGCGACGGCATCGTCGCCCCGGAGGTCGCCCATGCCGATGTGGAAGCCACTGCCGTCGAACTCGACCATGTGGACGAGAGCGCTGAGGTGGAGCAGGAAGACGACCCGTAA